One Magnetococcales bacterium genomic window carries:
- a CDS encoding methyltransferase domain-containing protein: MTESREQESCQRWDRHWQATGRIPGVSRMGRLMFHAKEEGLRRVMAPLREDVKTILEVGCGPGHIMAMYQRLGFAPMGIDISPTAVAICQERGLAAVERDVMEEPGRYDLVSSDGMLEHFLHFEPMAVRMMHLSRRYVLLIQPNHGSFWGRVLPCLAELIKGEDNILEYNYRMIDFIEVFRRHGFDVVENRPVFGDVFRILLFQSQKMSEHVL; encoded by the coding sequence ATGACGGAGAGCAGGGAGCAGGAAAGTTGCCAGCGCTGGGATCGACACTGGCAGGCAACCGGACGCATTCCAGGTGTCTCCCGTATGGGGCGACTCATGTTTCATGCCAAGGAAGAGGGGTTGCGTCGCGTCATGGCTCCTCTCAGGGAAGATGTGAAGACAATCCTGGAAGTCGGATGCGGGCCGGGTCACATCATGGCCATGTATCAACGCCTGGGCTTTGCTCCAATGGGAATTGATATTTCCCCGACTGCCGTGGCCATTTGTCAGGAACGAGGATTGGCTGCCGTGGAAAGGGACGTCATGGAAGAGCCAGGTCGTTATGATCTGGTTTCCAGCGACGGCATGCTGGAACATTTTCTCCATTTTGAACCCATGGCCGTGCGCATGATGCATCTGAGCCGCCGATATGTTCTTTTGATCCAACCCAACCATGGCTCCTTCTGGGGCAGGGTTTTGCCTTGTCTGGCCGAACTCATCAAGGGAGAGGACAATATTCTGGAATACAATTATCGCATGATTGACTTTATTGAGGTATTCCGCCGCCATGGCTTTGATGTTGTGGAAAACCGGCCTGTTTTTGGGGATGTTTTCCGTATCTTGTTGTTTCAAAGTCAAAAAATGTCTGAACATGTTCTGTGA
- a CDS encoding radical SAM protein has translation MNILFLNPPFMPGFSRASRSPAVTKGGTLYFPIWLAYATGMAEQAGHQVRLVDCAAARLDLPNLFIALGTWRPGLVVIDTSTPSIVNDAQVAADIKKQFPETFTLLVGSHPSALPQESIALHAAVDGAALGEYDATVVDLAQALDQGLPLQGVPGLAYRMHDTILCNPRRPMLENLDALPFVAEVYAKHLRIEDYFFAAANYPMVQIMTGRGCPHRCFFCVYPQTFHSRRYRVRSAANVVDEFAFIRDHLPQVREIGIEDDCFTASPSHVRQICEELLARQIHMKWYCNVRGDVSADLLHLMRRAGCRLVTVGFESGDQKILDGMGKHAKLEKYQKFVRDARQAGLLVHGCMMVGNPGDTRATVATSYQFAVQANCDSMQFYPLFVYPGTEAYAWAAQNGYLKTTDFTRWLTPDGQHNCVLDTPELSAKEMVAICDYYLKKYHLRPRYLVMKLWQALCHPAEGYRSLLSAKTFFGRLFNRQDGNVCGD, from the coding sequence ATGAATATCCTGTTTTTGAATCCGCCATTCATGCCGGGATTTTCCCGGGCGTCCCGCAGCCCAGCGGTCACCAAGGGGGGAACGCTCTATTTTCCCATTTGGCTGGCCTATGCCACCGGCATGGCCGAACAGGCCGGTCACCAGGTGCGGCTCGTGGATTGCGCAGCGGCTCGTCTTGATCTACCCAATCTCTTTATTGCCCTGGGTACGTGGCGGCCCGGTCTTGTGGTGATCGATACCAGCACCCCCAGCATTGTCAACGATGCCCAGGTGGCCGCTGATATCAAAAAACAATTTCCGGAAACATTCACCCTGCTGGTCGGTTCTCACCCGTCGGCCCTGCCGCAGGAGAGCATTGCCCTGCATGCAGCCGTCGATGGTGCCGCCCTGGGCGAATATGATGCCACCGTGGTGGATCTGGCCCAGGCATTGGATCAGGGTCTCCCTTTGCAGGGTGTCCCAGGGTTGGCTTACCGCATGCACGACACCATCCTCTGCAATCCCCGGCGTCCCATGCTGGAAAATCTGGATGCCCTGCCTTTTGTGGCAGAGGTCTATGCCAAACATTTGCGGATTGAGGATTATTTTTTTGCGGCGGCCAACTATCCCATGGTGCAGATCATGACGGGTCGCGGCTGCCCCCATCGCTGCTTTTTTTGCGTCTATCCCCAGACGTTCCATTCACGACGCTATCGGGTGCGTTCTGCCGCCAATGTGGTGGACGAGTTTGCCTTTATTCGGGATCACCTGCCACAAGTGCGGGAGATCGGCATCGAGGATGATTGTTTCACCGCCAGCCCCAGCCATGTCCGGCAAATTTGCGAAGAGTTATTGGCCCGCCAAATTCACATGAAATGGTATTGCAATGTGCGGGGTGACGTGTCTGCCGATCTGCTGCACCTCATGCGACGGGCTGGTTGCCGTCTCGTGACCGTCGGCTTTGAAAGTGGGGATCAAAAAATTCTGGATGGCATGGGCAAACATGCTAAATTGGAAAAGTATCAAAAATTTGTGCGTGATGCCAGGCAGGCCGGATTGCTCGTGCATGGGTGCATGATGGTGGGCAATCCGGGCGATACCAGAGCCACCGTGGCCACCAGCTACCAATTTGCCGTCCAGGCCAACTGTGACAGCATGCAATTTTATCCCTTGTTTGTTTATCCGGGAACCGAAGCCTACGCCTGGGCCGCCCAGAATGGCTATCTGAAAACCACCGATTTTACGCGCTGGTTGACCCCGGACGGCCAGCACAACTGCGTCCTGGACACGCCGGAGTTGTCAGCGAAAGAAATGGTTGCCATATGTGATTATTATTTAAAAAAATACCATCTGCGCCCCCGGTATCTTGTCATGAAATTGTGGCAGGCGTTGTGCCATCCGGCGGAAGGGTATCGCTCCCTGCTCTCTGCGAAGACGTTTTTCGGGAGATTGTTCAACCGTCAAGACGGGAATGTGTGCGGTGATTGA
- a CDS encoding AMP-binding protein, whose product MWYDFIAQFSREKPDHPAIIDKITQTTYTYRSMASVIRQWGNFLHARGIGQGDRVVLLAPACMEHILLFFACAKVGAILVPLNHRLPPVELAGILELVEPQLFLGAVDPPAGQKFPYFHFSSLDWNASWPEAPDHEVADADPMLMLFTSGSTGMPKGVLFHATMIMANMHGTVDSGVLEASDVSIVNTPFFHTGAYHVFLLPLLSMGGTLLLFDRFDPGGVLQAIREEGITIFWAVPTMFQAIHDHSDFVWTDFSRIRCLLSGGAPLSVALIKAYHARGVPFKQGFGLTEVGPNCFLLDTEACWQRPDSIGKPMRHSQVMVVDDQGHPVGPDQPGELLIAGPHLCKGYWRNDDLFRASLLDGYFRTGDLVRYDQEGFFFVVGRKKEMYISGGENVYPGEVEKHILTHPDISQAVVVAVSDAKWTEVGFLFIVARRDMSLDELRHHLDQRLVRFKHPHHMRRLEALPLLANGKINRVGLREMARQEICA is encoded by the coding sequence ATGTGGTATGATTTCATTGCACAATTTTCCAGGGAAAAACCGGACCATCCGGCCATCATCGACAAGATCACGCAGACGACCTACACCTATCGGAGCATGGCATCGGTGATCCGGCAGTGGGGAAATTTTCTGCATGCCCGGGGGATTGGTCAGGGGGATCGGGTGGTGTTGCTGGCACCGGCCTGCATGGAGCATATCCTGCTGTTTTTTGCCTGTGCCAAGGTTGGGGCCATTCTGGTGCCGCTCAATCACCGCCTGCCTCCGGTGGAACTGGCGGGTATTCTGGAATTGGTTGAACCACAATTGTTTCTGGGTGCCGTGGATCCTCCCGCCGGCCAGAAATTTCCATATTTTCACTTCTCTTCCCTGGATTGGAACGCATCCTGGCCGGAGGCCCCGGACCATGAGGTTGCCGATGCCGATCCCATGTTGATGTTGTTCACCTCCGGCTCGACGGGCATGCCCAAGGGGGTGCTGTTTCATGCCACCATGATCATGGCCAACATGCACGGGACGGTTGACTCAGGGGTCTTGGAAGCCAGCGATGTCAGCATTGTCAATACCCCGTTTTTCCACACCGGGGCATATCACGTTTTTCTGCTGCCGCTGCTTTCCATGGGTGGGACGTTGTTGTTGTTTGATCGTTTTGATCCGGGTGGTGTTCTTCAGGCCATTCGGGAGGAGGGGATCACCATTTTCTGGGCAGTACCGACCATGTTTCAGGCCATCCACGATCATTCGGATTTTGTCTGGACTGATTTTTCGCGCATTCGTTGTTTGTTGTCGGGAGGTGCCCCTCTGAGTGTTGCCCTGATCAAGGCTTATCATGCCCGGGGTGTGCCTTTCAAGCAGGGATTCGGCCTGACTGAAGTGGGGCCGAACTGCTTTTTGCTGGATACGGAAGCGTGTTGGCAACGACCTGATTCCATTGGCAAGCCCATGCGCCATTCCCAGGTCATGGTGGTGGATGACCAGGGCCATCCGGTGGGACCGGATCAGCCCGGCGAACTGCTTATTGCCGGACCGCATTTGTGCAAAGGTTATTGGCGCAATGATGATTTATTCCGTGCTTCCTTGCTGGACGGTTATTTTCGTACCGGGGATCTGGTCCGTTACGACCAGGAAGGTTTCTTTTTTGTCGTGGGGCGCAAAAAAGAGATGTACATTTCCGGCGGCGAAAATGTCTATCCAGGTGAAGTGGAAAAACATATTCTGACCCATCCCGATATTTCACAGGCCGTTGTGGTGGCGGTTTCCGATGCCAAATGGACCGAAGTCGGTTTTCTCTTTATTGTGGCCAGACGGGACATGTCATTGGATGAACTGCGCCATCATCTGGACCAGCGGTTGGTGCGGTTCAAGCACCCCCATCACATGCGCCGGTTGGAGGCACTGCCTCTGTTGGCCAATGGCAAAATCAATCGGGTGGGGTTGCGGGAGATGGCGCGTCAAGAGATTTGTGCCTGA
- a CDS encoding GHMP kinase has product MVITRTPFRVSLAGGGSDMRDYYAVRSHGAVVSAAIQSYMYIVVHPYFHDKIRIKYSKTEDVDSIDEIRHPLVREALRKVKLGTGVEIASFSDVPAGTGLGSSSAFTVGLLHALYAMQRETVTPERLASEACAIEIDILKEPIGKQDQYASAFGGLNYIRFVADESVHVAPISLDQAGRRLLEEKLRLYYIGNDRAAGTILAEQRANLKIPDKMARMDNMTLLADRLRACFHDWQVDQLGEILRQGWEYKQGMASGISNDQVQACLELAMRHGATGGKLLGAGSGGFLLLYANDHDALARHLPFRSLPFRIDQEGSKIIARDF; this is encoded by the coding sequence TTGGTCATTACCAGAACCCCATTTCGAGTCAGTCTGGCCGGTGGTGGCAGCGACATGCGCGACTATTATGCAGTCCGTTCCCATGGCGCTGTGGTCAGCGCCGCCATCCAAAGTTACATGTATATCGTGGTCCACCCCTATTTTCACGACAAAATCCGCATCAAATATTCAAAGACCGAAGATGTGGATTCAATTGATGAAATTCGTCATCCCCTGGTCCGGGAGGCCTTGCGCAAGGTCAAACTGGGCACTGGAGTTGAAATTGCCTCCTTTTCCGACGTCCCCGCCGGTACCGGATTGGGATCTTCCAGTGCATTCACGGTGGGTCTGCTCCACGCCCTTTATGCCATGCAGAGAGAGACTGTCACCCCGGAGCGGTTGGCCAGCGAGGCCTGTGCAATCGAGATTGATATTCTCAAGGAGCCGATTGGCAAACAGGATCAATATGCCTCCGCCTTTGGCGGTCTCAACTACATCCGCTTCGTCGCCGATGAATCGGTTCATGTGGCCCCGATTTCCCTGGACCAGGCGGGCAGACGGCTCCTGGAAGAAAAATTGCGTTTGTATTACATCGGTAACGACCGAGCCGCCGGAACCATTCTGGCCGAACAACGCGCCAACCTGAAAATTCCCGACAAAATGGCCCGCATGGACAACATGACCCTCCTGGCGGATCGCCTGCGGGCATGTTTTCATGATTGGCAGGTTGACCAACTGGGAGAAATTTTGCGCCAGGGGTGGGAATACAAACAGGGCATGGCCTCGGGTATCAGCAATGATCAGGTTCAGGCTTGCCTGGAGTTGGCCATGCGCCATGGGGCAACGGGGGGCAAGCTTCTGGGGGCTGGGTCAGGGGGATTTTTGTTGCTCTATGCCAACGATCACGACGCGCTGGCCCGTCACTTGCCGTTTCGTTCCTTGCCCTTTCGCATTGACCAGGAAGGATCCAAAATCATTGCCCGGGATTTTTAA
- a CDS encoding SPASM domain-containing protein, with protein MCPNGTDQIHFPKGCMPLTLFKEIVRQIKPFTSSVTLAVGGESLYNKEFFDMVRHARMEGIKVLLNTNATMLDAKRAQQLLESGLSHVSFAFDGFNKIQYEKARVGADFEKTLNNIIHFLELKKSHAKSDPYTVLSMLMLDMTLATPQEQNQFLSRFEGLIDEVRLREVATWGPVFKETDQFSFRKNVQLYPPCSRLWSTAVVAWNGDLLPCIYDVNHDYVLGNIQKENFVDIWNGPGMVALRKSMLDGTFRTLLPLCEHCIVLGSPPLLGLPSGIRLTLADALTNLWGYRIEKMAIRLANLLSRRGFSARTIN; from the coding sequence ATGTGCCCAAATGGTACAGATCAGATTCACTTTCCCAAAGGGTGCATGCCCCTGACGCTTTTCAAGGAGATCGTGCGTCAAATCAAGCCTTTTACCTCTTCGGTCACTCTGGCTGTCGGTGGAGAATCTCTCTACAATAAAGAATTCTTTGATATGGTCCGCCATGCCCGCATGGAAGGCATCAAGGTTTTGTTGAATACCAATGCAACCATGCTGGATGCCAAACGGGCACAGCAATTGTTGGAGTCTGGTCTGTCACATGTCAGTTTTGCTTTTGATGGTTTCAATAAAATTCAGTATGAAAAAGCACGGGTGGGAGCCGATTTTGAAAAAACTCTCAATAATATAATCCATTTTTTAGAGCTGAAAAAATCACATGCCAAATCGGACCCCTATACGGTCCTCTCCATGCTGATGCTGGACATGACCCTTGCGACTCCTCAGGAACAGAACCAATTTCTTTCCCGATTCGAGGGTTTGATCGATGAGGTTCGCCTGCGGGAAGTGGCCACCTGGGGTCCGGTTTTCAAGGAGACCGACCAGTTTTCCTTTCGAAAAAACGTCCAACTCTATCCGCCCTGTTCACGTCTCTGGAGTACAGCCGTCGTGGCCTGGAACGGCGATCTCCTGCCTTGTATCTACGATGTGAATCATGACTATGTTCTGGGCAATATTCAGAAAGAAAATTTTGTCGATATCTGGAATGGCCCCGGAATGGTGGCGCTGAGAAAATCCATGCTGGATGGAACCTTCCGTACTCTGTTGCCATTGTGTGAACATTGTATCGTGTTGGGTTCTCCACCCTTGCTGGGTTTGCCGTCCGGCATTCGTTTGACCCTGGCTGATGCCTTGACGAATCTTTGGGGATATCGCATTGAAAAAATGGCCATTCGTTTGGCCAATTTGTTAAGCAGGCGGGGTTTTTCCGCCAGAACGATCAACTGA
- a CDS encoding glycosyltransferase, whose translation MIEISIVVICFNEVNNIRRCLESLLAQNYPVACCEIVVVDGGSRDGTPEVVAELAQRHDHVRLVTELRKGAAVARNTGMETARFPCVAFIDADCEAVPDWLLRLATYFQQYRARDAAVVAVGGGNIPPPDAADFVQAISIAMDTFVGSFNSAQGRLFQEPRDVPSLATLNVLYDKRALVAIGGFDVTLGSDAEDADINHRLGRAGHRMIYVPNLSVYHKLRATPLRWSRNMFRYGRGRARLLKRHPEMWRVAYLLPLLFLGGMSTLLLAPLFPVFWLVALYFPVLFILSGVLCRRHRRFDLWVHVFVVFLVQHFGYALGEVAGLLNPE comes from the coding sequence GTGATTGAAATTTCCATCGTGGTGATCTGTTTTAATGAGGTCAATAATATTCGCCGTTGCCTGGAATCCCTGCTGGCACAGAATTATCCGGTTGCTTGTTGCGAGATTGTGGTGGTGGATGGTGGATCCCGGGATGGGACGCCGGAAGTCGTGGCGGAATTGGCGCAACGTCATGACCATGTGCGACTGGTGACGGAGTTGCGAAAAGGGGCGGCGGTGGCCCGCAATACCGGTATGGAAACGGCGCGTTTTCCTTGCGTTGCCTTCATCGATGCCGATTGTGAAGCGGTTCCGGATTGGCTGCTGCGGCTGGCAACGTATTTTCAGCAGTATCGTGCCAGGGATGCCGCTGTGGTGGCCGTGGGTGGGGGCAACATTCCCCCGCCGGATGCCGCCGATTTTGTCCAGGCCATCAGCATTGCCATGGATACATTCGTGGGAAGTTTCAATAGTGCCCAGGGACGCCTGTTCCAGGAACCCCGGGATGTTCCCAGTCTGGCCACGCTCAATGTGTTGTATGACAAGCGGGCGCTTGTTGCCATCGGTGGGTTTGATGTGACCCTGGGCAGTGATGCCGAAGATGCCGATATCAACCATCGCCTGGGGCGTGCCGGGCACCGCATGATCTATGTTCCCAATCTGTCCGTGTACCACAAATTGCGGGCCACGCCGTTACGCTGGAGTCGGAACATGTTTCGTTACGGACGGGGCAGGGCGCGCCTTCTCAAGCGGCATCCGGAGATGTGGCGTGTGGCCTATCTGTTGCCTCTGCTGTTTTTGGGTGGCATGTCCACGTTGCTTTTGGCACCCTTGTTTCCCGTTTTCTGGCTGGTGGCCCTCTATTTTCCTGTGCTGTTCATTCTGTCCGGGGTACTCTGCCGACGACACAGACGTTTTGATTTATGGGTTCATGTGTTTGTGGTCTTTCTGGTCCAGCATTTTGGTTATGCCTTGGGGGAGGTGGCCGGATTGTTGAATCCGGAGTAA
- a CDS encoding YdcF family protein: MLISKEKLIKASPLLLVSLTGNLFVILILWTPLTGLLVQPLIVNEPLQKSEVAVIFASGWVNETTMDYDALLRMQQGVELYRQGWVRKIVCLGGTTLPHRDSREKVAEVMAKIIVSWGVPPENVLAHAEATNTYDDLRSMFTLLRHQIDFNRTIYVSSAYHTARIRWFLNSMGINGIVVHAYPVEKEPLHFGQRMFYFRSIAREYLAHVYYRLMPTSPVAIWK; the protein is encoded by the coding sequence TTGTTAATTTCAAAAGAAAAATTAATAAAAGCATCTCCTCTCCTGCTGGTCAGTCTGACAGGAAATCTGTTTGTCATTCTGATCTTGTGGACTCCCCTGACCGGGTTGCTCGTGCAACCCCTGATCGTGAACGAACCCTTGCAAAAAAGTGAGGTCGCCGTGATTTTTGCGTCGGGTTGGGTGAACGAGACGACCATGGATTATGATGCACTCCTCAGAATGCAACAGGGGGTTGAACTGTATCGACAGGGATGGGTTCGGAAGATTGTCTGTCTTGGTGGAACCACTCTGCCGCATCGTGACAGCCGTGAAAAAGTGGCTGAAGTCATGGCGAAAATTATTGTTTCCTGGGGGGTCCCACCCGAAAATGTCCTGGCCCATGCCGAGGCGACCAATACCTACGATGATCTGCGATCCATGTTCACTCTCCTGCGTCACCAGATCGATTTCAATCGCACCATTTATGTTTCCTCAGCCTACCATACAGCGCGGATTCGTTGGTTCCTGAATTCCATGGGTATCAACGGAATTGTGGTACATGCGTATCCTGTAGAGAAAGAACCTTTGCATTTTGGGCAACGAATGTTTTATTTTCGAAGTATCGCCCGCGAATATCTTGCTCATGTCTATTATCGTCTCATGCCGACCTCGCCAGTGGCCATTTGGAAATAA